The following are encoded in a window of Diorhabda sublineata isolate icDioSubl1.1 chromosome 5, icDioSubl1.1, whole genome shotgun sequence genomic DNA:
- the LOC130444014 gene encoding polyamine-transporting ATPase 13A3-like isoform X1 has protein sequence MDSRSLFAKLLRRENISEIDRRLEQNEGLLRGPKTDEFKMYLNKGQDDEMQFVCYKKCKIKMALTYLFCILTVGVLRLFFHWVPHLYLKATCTKCKIEEAEKILITEIYNKNHKVYHVRLLQTLTPESVAKMKQKKSSINNLQEAPDSVLPVLSVHFENGIFREIDRLIMFSCKKVIYIWDSEKLEFIKLSGLEQGVPTEAFHNYKALTAGEQFMRSKVYGSNLIEIKEQSVLTLISLEVLTPFYIFQLLSFILWMCDDYYYYAACIMLMTSAGVVTSVMQTKKNQKNLKSTIHSSDVCTVMRRLPKSVDEEIQDDEYTSETVSSELLVPGDIIEIPAHGCIMHCDAVLLTGNCILNESMLTGESVPVTKTALPNVPGVAYDPKEHGRHTLFCGTHVIQTRYFGNEKVLAIVVRTGFSTSKGSLVRSILYPPPVDFRFEKDSYKFVVFLGMLACIGFFYTIITKALRGVDARDYILEAFDLVTITVPPALPAAMTVGRYYAQIRLKKNNIFCISPRSINVSGSIDCICFDKTGTLTEDGLDLLCVVPIENKYFKPRVENVETLPYNTLLFGLVSCHSLTMIDKQIVGDPLDLKMFESTKWSMEEPEVADNNKFNMLFPTVLKPPKNGPNVQQNPIGDLQIGIIREFPFSSSSQRMGVIMRRLDGTHFEYYCKGSPEMVLKFVNPDSVPPNFDDILESYTQEGYRVIAIAHKVLKMSYIKVQKVQREVIEKDLDLLGLIVLENRLKPLTTPCIQELNDANIRVIMVTGDNILTALSVAKDCEIVPPGQSIITINCDSNHPPNLFYTLTSTKVKLPTDLSTLSYSTSIMSLDTMESQLQTITNSTLVTGSKRPSVMLNNYRFAMTGKVWSVIREHYPELIPRICTRGTIFARMAPDQKQQLVQELQVLGYCVAMCGDGANDCGALRAAHTGISLSEAESSVASPFTSRNPNIDCVLNVIQEGRAALVTSFGIFKYMAGYSLCQLISVMILYSIESNLTDIEYLYIDLFIISIVAFFFGRTESYPGKLVKETPLSSLVSVSPIVSLLMHILLLAVFQLTAFEHLKSEPWYVPLNATVDSEDDNVACVENYTIYTISSFQYIILAIVFSKGNPYRKNIFSNYGLIISSLLMTAVSVYLALYPAKIISDQFELELPEDFNFRLYLLLYAAINFILSLIIEQIIIEKLFFKRLRFKFHNIDKSKRKYLAIERDLKADRKWPTLTSDFKSAVSPSSPQPVCPAEFVIEKERFDKNHVLNKLYDASDGPAIQQRSLPNTPAKLANNFTFRSPKHLQYPVNGVIENEKGYFSQEDLFSSLPSENQTSTRSETYKTISNDTSYDLASSNINIPELPFDDAIPSNAHSTIVNMDVNGTGHSSLVLSENTSPFKINGFGYKRSSSNASGDILETCSPRKSASSYENDNSMSHFNKFGTSPPHDSDGKKHLEMNSFDTNR, from the exons GCCCTAAGACAGATGAATTCAAAATGTACCTCAACAAGGGCCAGGACGATGAAATGCAATTCGTCTGctataaaaaatgcaaaataaagaTGGCTTTAACATATCTATTTTGCATATTAACAGTTGGTGTTTTGAGGTTGTTTTTCCATTGGGTGCCGCATTTGTATTTAAAGGCTACTTGTACCAAGTGTAAGATAGAAGAAGCGGAAAAAATTCTCATTACA gaaatatataataaaaaccaCAAAGTCTACCACGTTCGTCTTCTACAAACGCTTACTCCTGAAAGTGTAGCCAAAATGAAGCAGAAGAAGAGTTCAATAAATAATCTCCAAGAGGCTCCAGATTCTGTTTTGCCAGTCTTATCAGTACATTTTGAGAATGGAATATTCAGAGAAATTGACAG atTGATAATGTTTTCatgtaaaaaagtaatttacatTTGGGACAGCGAAAAACTAGAATTCATCAAACTATCTGGTCTAGAGCAAGGTGTTCCTACAGAAGCATTTCACAATTACAAAGCTTTAACTGCGGGGGAACAATTCATGAG GTCAAAAGTCTACGGCTCGAATCTTATTGAAATTAAAGAACAATCTGTACTGACTCTAATATCTTTAGAAGTACTTACCCCGTTTTACATTTTCCAATTACTGAGTTTTATACTTTGGATGTGTGACGATTATTATTACTATGCAGCTTGTATAATGTTGATGACTAGTGCTGGTGTTGTCACTTCTGTCATGCAAACTAAAAAG aatcaAAAGAATTTGAAATCTACTATACATAGCAGCGATGTTTGCACGGTAATGAGACGACTCCCAAAGTCAGTGGATGAAGAAATACAAGATGATGAATATACTTCTGAAACAGTATCCTCGGAGCTTTTGGTACCTGGTGATATCATTGAAATACCTGCTCATGGTTGTATTATGCACTGTGATGCAGTCCTGTTAACTGGAAATTGTATTCTTAATGAGTCTATGTTGACAG ggGAATCAGTACCTGTAACCAAAACTGCATTACCAAATGTCCCAGGTGTAGCGTATGATCCAAAAGAACATGGTAGACATACACTATTTTGTGGTACTCATGTGATACAAACTAGATATTTCggaaatgaaaaagttttggcAATTGTTGTACGAACAGGATTTTCAACTTCCAAag GAAGTCTAGTAAGAAGTATTTTGTATCCACCTCCAGTTGACTTCAGGTTTGAAAAAGATTCTTATAAATTTGTAGTTTTCTTAGGAATGTTAGCCTGTATTGGATTCTTTTATACAATTATCACAAAG GCTTTACGGGGAGTTGATGCAAGAGATTACATACTTGAAGCATTTGATTTAGTTACCATTACAGTACCTCCAGCTTTACCAGCCGCAATGACTGTTGGTCGATATTATGCCCAAATAAGACTGAAAAAGAATAACATATTCTGTATTTCGCCGAGAAGTATTAACGTTTCAGGTTCCATCGActgtatttgttttgataag aCTGGTACTCTTACTGAGGATGGTTTAGACTTACTATGTGTCGTgccaattgaaaacaaatactTCAAACCTCGCGTCGAGAATGTTGAAACTCTTCCATATAACACTTTGCTATTCGGCTTAGTTTCTTGTCATTCTTTGACTATGATAGATAAACAAATTGTCGGAGATCCTCTCGATTTAAAG ATGTTTGAAAGTACGAAATGGTCCATGGAAGAGCCCGAAGTTGCTGATAACAACAAATTTAACATGTTATTTCCCACAGTTTTAAAACCACCCAAAAATGGTCCAAATGTACAACAAAACCCCATTGGCGATCTCCAAATCGGTATAATACGCGAATTTCCGTTTTCTAGTAGTTCACAAAGAATGGGGGTGATAATGAGACGTCTagatggtactcattttgaatattattgtaAAGGATCGCCAGAAATGGTTCTAAAATTTGTTAATCCAGATTCTGTACCACCAAATTTCGATGATATTTTAGAAAGCTATACCCAGGAAGGTTACAGAGTTATAGCCATCGCCCATAAAGTGCTAAAGATGAGTTATATTAAGGTTCAAAAGGTACAAAGAGAGGTTATTGAAAAAGACTTGGATTTATTGGGTTTGATCGTATTAGAGAACAGATTAAAACCACTAACTACTCCATGTATCCAGGAACTGAATGATGCTAATATAAGAGTTATAATGGTCACTG GTGATAACATTTTAACTGCACTTAGCGTAGCTAAAGATTGTGAAATAGTTCCTCCAGGCCAAAGTATAATAACTATTAACTGCGACTCTAACCATCCACCTAATCTATTCTACACCCTAACTAGCACAAAAGTTAAGCTGCCGACCGATCTAAGCACTTTATCCTATTCCACAAGCATTATGAGTTTGGATACCATGGAAAGTCAACTTCAAACTATCACAAATAGCACATTAGTAACTGGATCTAAACGGCCTAGCgttatgttgaataattatagATTTGCTATGACTGGAAAAGTTTGGAGTGTTATAAGAGAACATTATCCAGAATTGATACCGAGGATTTGTACGAGAG GTACAATATTCGCACGAATGGCTCCTGACCAAAAGCAACAGCTTGTTCAAGAGCTGCAAGTCTTAGGATATTGTGTAG CTATGTGTGGAGATGGTGCAAATGATTGTGGTGCCCTCAGAGCAGCACATACTGGAATTTCTCTATCAGAAGCTGAATCATCAGTAGCTTCACCGTTTACGTCAAGAAACCCGAACATAGATTGTGTATTAAATGTCATCCAAGAAGGAAGAGCAGCTTTGGTTACCAGTTTcggtatatttaaatatatggcAGGGTATTCTTTATGCCAATTAATATCAGTGATGATCCTTTATAGTATAGAATCAAATTTGACtgatattgaatatttgtaCATTGACTTATTCATAATATCTATAGTTGCATTCTTCTTTGGGCGTACAGAATCATATCCGGGAAAATTAGTGAAAGAAACTCCTCTTAGCAGTTTAGTTAGTGTATCTCCAATAGTTAGTTTACTTAtgcatattttattattagctGTATTTCAATTAACAGCCTTTGAACATTTAAAATCTGAACCATGGTATGTTCCCCTCAACGCAACCGTGGATTCAGAGGACGATAACGTAGCTTGCGTTGAAAATTATACTATTTACACAATATCTAGTTtccagtatattattttagcTATAGTTTTTTCCAAAGGTAATCCatataggaaaaatattttctccaattATGGCCTCATTATATCTTCGCTACTTATGACAGCTGTATCTGTTTATTTAGCTTTGTATCCAGCAAAGATTATATCAGATCAATTTGAGTTGGAATTACCGgaagattttaattttagacTTTACCTTTTATTATACGCAGCGATAAATTTCATTCTTAGCCTAATAATAGAACAAATTATCATAGAAAAACTCTTTTTCAAACGACTgagattcaaatttcataatattgatAAATCCAAGCGTAAATACTTAGCAATCGAGAGAGATTTGAAAGCAGATCGTAAATGGCCTACTTTAACATCGGACTTCAAGTCTGCCGTTAGTCCAAGTTCTCCACAACCGGTATGTCCTGCTGAATTTGtaatagaaaaagaaagatttgataaaaaccACGTACTTAACAAATTATACGATGCCTCAGATGGTCCAGCGATACAACAACGAAGTTTACCAAACACCCCTGCAAAACTTGCTAATAATTTCACATTTAGGTCTCCCAAACACTTACAATACCCAGTAAATGGGGTTATAGAAAACGAAAAGGGATATTTCAGTCAGGaagatttgttttcaagtttACCTTCTGAAAATCAAACCAGTACTCGATCAGAAACATACAAAACTATTAGTAACGACACCAGTTATGACCTAGCTAGTTCTAACATTAATATTCCAGAGCTACCATTCGATGATGCAATACCTTCGAATGCTCACAGTACTATTGTGAACATGGATGTTAATGGGACAGGTCATAGTTCACTTGTTTTAAGCGAAAATACTTCCCCGTTTAAAATAAACGGCTTCGGTTACAAAAGGAGTAGTTCAAATGCTTCTGGAGATATTTTGGAAACATGTTCCCCTCGTAAATCAGCAAGCTCTTATGAAAACGATAACAGCATGtcacattttaataaatttggaaCCAGTCCCCCGCATGATTCTGATGgtaaaaaacatttagaaatgaaTTCATTTGATACAAATAGGTGA
- the LOC130444014 gene encoding polyamine-transporting ATPase 13A3-like isoform X3 produces MGNGPKTDEFKMYLNKGQDDEMQFVCYKKCKIKMALTYLFCILTVGVLRLFFHWVPHLYLKATCTKCKIEEAEKILITEIYNKNHKVYHVRLLQTLTPESVAKMKQKKSSINNLQEAPDSVLPVLSVHFENGIFREIDRLIMFSCKKVIYIWDSEKLEFIKLSGLEQGVPTEAFHNYKALTAGEQFMRSKVYGSNLIEIKEQSVLTLISLEVLTPFYIFQLLSFILWMCDDYYYYAACIMLMTSAGVVTSVMQTKKNQKNLKSTIHSSDVCTVMRRLPKSVDEEIQDDEYTSETVSSELLVPGDIIEIPAHGCIMHCDAVLLTGNCILNESMLTGESVPVTKTALPNVPGVAYDPKEHGRHTLFCGTHVIQTRYFGNEKVLAIVVRTGFSTSKGSLVRSILYPPPVDFRFEKDSYKFVVFLGMLACIGFFYTIITKALRGVDARDYILEAFDLVTITVPPALPAAMTVGRYYAQIRLKKNNIFCISPRSINVSGSIDCICFDKTGTLTEDGLDLLCVVPIENKYFKPRVENVETLPYNTLLFGLVSCHSLTMIDKQIVGDPLDLKMFESTKWSMEEPEVADNNKFNMLFPTVLKPPKNGPNVQQNPIGDLQIGIIREFPFSSSSQRMGVIMRRLDGTHFEYYCKGSPEMVLKFVNPDSVPPNFDDILESYTQEGYRVIAIAHKVLKMSYIKVQKVQREVIEKDLDLLGLIVLENRLKPLTTPCIQELNDANIRVIMVTGDNILTALSVAKDCEIVPPGQSIITINCDSNHPPNLFYTLTSTKVKLPTDLSTLSYSTSIMSLDTMESQLQTITNSTLVTGSKRPSVMLNNYRFAMTGKVWSVIREHYPELIPRICTRGTIFARMAPDQKQQLVQELQVLGYCVAMCGDGANDCGALRAAHTGISLSEAESSVASPFTSRNPNIDCVLNVIQEGRAALVTSFGIFKYMAGYSLCQLISVMILYSIESNLTDIEYLYIDLFIISIVAFFFGRTESYPGKLVKETPLSSLVSVSPIVSLLMHILLLAVFQLTAFEHLKSEPWYVPLNATVDSEDDNVACVENYTIYTISSFQYIILAIVFSKGNPYRKNIFSNYGLIISSLLMTAVSVYLALYPAKIISDQFELELPEDFNFRLYLLLYAAINFILSLIIEQIIIEKLFFKRLRFKFHNIDKSKRKYLAIERDLKADRKWPTLTSDFKSAVSPSSPQPVCPAEFVIEKERFDKNHVLNKLYDASDGPAIQQRSLPNTPAKLANNFTFRSPKHLQYPVNGVIENEKGYFSQEDLFSSLPSENQTSTRSETYKTISNDTSYDLASSNINIPELPFDDAIPSNAHSTIVNMDVNGTGHSSLVLSENTSPFKINGFGYKRSSSNASGDILETCSPRKSASSYENDNSMSHFNKFGTSPPHDSDGKKHLEMNSFDTNR; encoded by the exons GCCCTAAGACAGATGAATTCAAAATGTACCTCAACAAGGGCCAGGACGATGAAATGCAATTCGTCTGctataaaaaatgcaaaataaagaTGGCTTTAACATATCTATTTTGCATATTAACAGTTGGTGTTTTGAGGTTGTTTTTCCATTGGGTGCCGCATTTGTATTTAAAGGCTACTTGTACCAAGTGTAAGATAGAAGAAGCGGAAAAAATTCTCATTACA gaaatatataataaaaaccaCAAAGTCTACCACGTTCGTCTTCTACAAACGCTTACTCCTGAAAGTGTAGCCAAAATGAAGCAGAAGAAGAGTTCAATAAATAATCTCCAAGAGGCTCCAGATTCTGTTTTGCCAGTCTTATCAGTACATTTTGAGAATGGAATATTCAGAGAAATTGACAG atTGATAATGTTTTCatgtaaaaaagtaatttacatTTGGGACAGCGAAAAACTAGAATTCATCAAACTATCTGGTCTAGAGCAAGGTGTTCCTACAGAAGCATTTCACAATTACAAAGCTTTAACTGCGGGGGAACAATTCATGAG GTCAAAAGTCTACGGCTCGAATCTTATTGAAATTAAAGAACAATCTGTACTGACTCTAATATCTTTAGAAGTACTTACCCCGTTTTACATTTTCCAATTACTGAGTTTTATACTTTGGATGTGTGACGATTATTATTACTATGCAGCTTGTATAATGTTGATGACTAGTGCTGGTGTTGTCACTTCTGTCATGCAAACTAAAAAG aatcaAAAGAATTTGAAATCTACTATACATAGCAGCGATGTTTGCACGGTAATGAGACGACTCCCAAAGTCAGTGGATGAAGAAATACAAGATGATGAATATACTTCTGAAACAGTATCCTCGGAGCTTTTGGTACCTGGTGATATCATTGAAATACCTGCTCATGGTTGTATTATGCACTGTGATGCAGTCCTGTTAACTGGAAATTGTATTCTTAATGAGTCTATGTTGACAG ggGAATCAGTACCTGTAACCAAAACTGCATTACCAAATGTCCCAGGTGTAGCGTATGATCCAAAAGAACATGGTAGACATACACTATTTTGTGGTACTCATGTGATACAAACTAGATATTTCggaaatgaaaaagttttggcAATTGTTGTACGAACAGGATTTTCAACTTCCAAag GAAGTCTAGTAAGAAGTATTTTGTATCCACCTCCAGTTGACTTCAGGTTTGAAAAAGATTCTTATAAATTTGTAGTTTTCTTAGGAATGTTAGCCTGTATTGGATTCTTTTATACAATTATCACAAAG GCTTTACGGGGAGTTGATGCAAGAGATTACATACTTGAAGCATTTGATTTAGTTACCATTACAGTACCTCCAGCTTTACCAGCCGCAATGACTGTTGGTCGATATTATGCCCAAATAAGACTGAAAAAGAATAACATATTCTGTATTTCGCCGAGAAGTATTAACGTTTCAGGTTCCATCGActgtatttgttttgataag aCTGGTACTCTTACTGAGGATGGTTTAGACTTACTATGTGTCGTgccaattgaaaacaaatactTCAAACCTCGCGTCGAGAATGTTGAAACTCTTCCATATAACACTTTGCTATTCGGCTTAGTTTCTTGTCATTCTTTGACTATGATAGATAAACAAATTGTCGGAGATCCTCTCGATTTAAAG ATGTTTGAAAGTACGAAATGGTCCATGGAAGAGCCCGAAGTTGCTGATAACAACAAATTTAACATGTTATTTCCCACAGTTTTAAAACCACCCAAAAATGGTCCAAATGTACAACAAAACCCCATTGGCGATCTCCAAATCGGTATAATACGCGAATTTCCGTTTTCTAGTAGTTCACAAAGAATGGGGGTGATAATGAGACGTCTagatggtactcattttgaatattattgtaAAGGATCGCCAGAAATGGTTCTAAAATTTGTTAATCCAGATTCTGTACCACCAAATTTCGATGATATTTTAGAAAGCTATACCCAGGAAGGTTACAGAGTTATAGCCATCGCCCATAAAGTGCTAAAGATGAGTTATATTAAGGTTCAAAAGGTACAAAGAGAGGTTATTGAAAAAGACTTGGATTTATTGGGTTTGATCGTATTAGAGAACAGATTAAAACCACTAACTACTCCATGTATCCAGGAACTGAATGATGCTAATATAAGAGTTATAATGGTCACTG GTGATAACATTTTAACTGCACTTAGCGTAGCTAAAGATTGTGAAATAGTTCCTCCAGGCCAAAGTATAATAACTATTAACTGCGACTCTAACCATCCACCTAATCTATTCTACACCCTAACTAGCACAAAAGTTAAGCTGCCGACCGATCTAAGCACTTTATCCTATTCCACAAGCATTATGAGTTTGGATACCATGGAAAGTCAACTTCAAACTATCACAAATAGCACATTAGTAACTGGATCTAAACGGCCTAGCgttatgttgaataattatagATTTGCTATGACTGGAAAAGTTTGGAGTGTTATAAGAGAACATTATCCAGAATTGATACCGAGGATTTGTACGAGAG GTACAATATTCGCACGAATGGCTCCTGACCAAAAGCAACAGCTTGTTCAAGAGCTGCAAGTCTTAGGATATTGTGTAG CTATGTGTGGAGATGGTGCAAATGATTGTGGTGCCCTCAGAGCAGCACATACTGGAATTTCTCTATCAGAAGCTGAATCATCAGTAGCTTCACCGTTTACGTCAAGAAACCCGAACATAGATTGTGTATTAAATGTCATCCAAGAAGGAAGAGCAGCTTTGGTTACCAGTTTcggtatatttaaatatatggcAGGGTATTCTTTATGCCAATTAATATCAGTGATGATCCTTTATAGTATAGAATCAAATTTGACtgatattgaatatttgtaCATTGACTTATTCATAATATCTATAGTTGCATTCTTCTTTGGGCGTACAGAATCATATCCGGGAAAATTAGTGAAAGAAACTCCTCTTAGCAGTTTAGTTAGTGTATCTCCAATAGTTAGTTTACTTAtgcatattttattattagctGTATTTCAATTAACAGCCTTTGAACATTTAAAATCTGAACCATGGTATGTTCCCCTCAACGCAACCGTGGATTCAGAGGACGATAACGTAGCTTGCGTTGAAAATTATACTATTTACACAATATCTAGTTtccagtatattattttagcTATAGTTTTTTCCAAAGGTAATCCatataggaaaaatattttctccaattATGGCCTCATTATATCTTCGCTACTTATGACAGCTGTATCTGTTTATTTAGCTTTGTATCCAGCAAAGATTATATCAGATCAATTTGAGTTGGAATTACCGgaagattttaattttagacTTTACCTTTTATTATACGCAGCGATAAATTTCATTCTTAGCCTAATAATAGAACAAATTATCATAGAAAAACTCTTTTTCAAACGACTgagattcaaatttcataatattgatAAATCCAAGCGTAAATACTTAGCAATCGAGAGAGATTTGAAAGCAGATCGTAAATGGCCTACTTTAACATCGGACTTCAAGTCTGCCGTTAGTCCAAGTTCTCCACAACCGGTATGTCCTGCTGAATTTGtaatagaaaaagaaagatttgataaaaaccACGTACTTAACAAATTATACGATGCCTCAGATGGTCCAGCGATACAACAACGAAGTTTACCAAACACCCCTGCAAAACTTGCTAATAATTTCACATTTAGGTCTCCCAAACACTTACAATACCCAGTAAATGGGGTTATAGAAAACGAAAAGGGATATTTCAGTCAGGaagatttgttttcaagtttACCTTCTGAAAATCAAACCAGTACTCGATCAGAAACATACAAAACTATTAGTAACGACACCAGTTATGACCTAGCTAGTTCTAACATTAATATTCCAGAGCTACCATTCGATGATGCAATACCTTCGAATGCTCACAGTACTATTGTGAACATGGATGTTAATGGGACAGGTCATAGTTCACTTGTTTTAAGCGAAAATACTTCCCCGTTTAAAATAAACGGCTTCGGTTACAAAAGGAGTAGTTCAAATGCTTCTGGAGATATTTTGGAAACATGTTCCCCTCGTAAATCAGCAAGCTCTTATGAAAACGATAACAGCATGtcacattttaataaatttggaaCCAGTCCCCCGCATGATTCTGATGgtaaaaaacatttagaaatgaaTTCATTTGATACAAATAGGTGA